The Streptomyces pratensis genomic interval GGCCTCAGCGAGTCGGCCGCCCTCTCTGGCACGGCGGATGTCGTCGAAGTACGTCAATGGCCGCCCCGGAGACCATCGGCTGGCGCCGTAGCGCGGGAGGACGGCGAGGAGCAGGCATCCCAGTGCACCGGCCAAAGTGGCCACTGCCACCCACAGCAGGACCCTCCCGTGGGTGGAGAGCCCGGACAATGACCACCCCCGAGCCGCGAGCAAGCCACCGAGCAGGCTGACCATCATGGTCATGGCTCCCAGAAGCAGCGACGCCTTGCTGTCCGCACGAGCTGTCTCGGAGCGTAGCTCCGTGAGCAGACGGAGCCCCACCGTAGGATTTTGCACACCACTACTACTCATAGCGTCTCCTCGGTGGTGTCGGCGTCGGGCCCGCCCCGCTGCCTGTGCAAGTGTGCCGGGGTGCCTGGGAGCTTGGCCCAGGGCAGGGATGCCGGCGCGGGAGGAGCTGAAGCGAATCCGGGCAAGTTGGACGCGAGGAGCCCCTCCAAGATCTCCACGGCCTGCTTGTTCAGTCCCGCACGCTGGTAGTCCTCCGGAGACCCTTCCTTCAGTACTTGCAGGGCGACCTCTGACTGGCTCCGGATGAGCTGCAGCTGGTCCCTTTGCAGGTTCTCCATGACCAGCCGTGAATCCTCCGGGTGCTGCGCCAGGTGCAGGGCCCACATCGCCACGCCGCCGTGCTGGAGGTAGTAGTCGTAGTAGCGGACCTTCTCTGCCTCCAGCTCCCTGACTTCCTCATCCTGACGGCCCCGCAGCATGACCAGTTCGTGATCTTGCCGGGCCTGCTCCATATTGCGCTCCGCCCTGAGCCGGTCCTCCCGCATCGCCACTCCGTGCGACAGCCCAAGCTGTTCGTCGCTGTACCGGATCCGGCGGAGCTCCCGCTGTTGGGCGATCGCCGCGTCGTCCAGTTTGAGCCGCACGGCGCACGACGTGCGCAGCCCCGCCTCCTCACCCAAATCTGTCGCACTGGCCAGTACTTGGCACACGGCACGTTCGGCTTCGGAGCTCTGATCGAGCGGGAAGGCGCGGCTGACCGGGTGCAACAGGCGTTCCAGCCGGAGCCTCAGGAGAGCGGGCACGTCCCGCTCTCCGCTGGCTACGAACCGTTGTGGCCGGGATACCCGCCAGGTCAGGTCAACTTCGGTGGTGAAGTCGAAGGCGTCGTTGTCGCTGGGCAACAGCAGAGAAACAGTGCAGACGTGCACCCCCATATCGACTTCGTAGACCGCGGTGTATCGCGTCGCAGTGAACAGAGATCTCGTCGGCCGATGGGGTGGCAGATAGACCTCGAACTCCCCTTTGTTCGTGGTGAAGACCAGCGCGTTGTCGATCCGGCTGTAAGCCGTACGGTGGTCGAAGCGGGACAACTGGCGCACGGTCAGTACAGGGTCGATCAGCTTGCTGTGCCGGTTTGCGGCCTGGTCCCAGTCGGGTGCGCGGCGGAAGTCCGCCATGGTTCCTCTCTCCTCACTCAACGGTGTTCCGGAATTTCGCGGCTCGTGGCCGCATATGAGAGGCGACACTTCACAACACGCCCCGCAGACGGTTGGCCACCGCGAGGGGGACATCCGCCATCCCACGTCGACTGCGCAGCGACAGGAGCATGTGATCGAGGCGCCTGCGATCATCGTCGCAGCCGATCAGCGTCGGAAGCAGCATTGTCAGTTCCCGCTCGACCTGCGGATCGCTGTCCGCCTCACGCACCCAGTCACCCAGTGCCTTCAACGCGTCGGCGGTGTAGCCCAGATCGCCCAAGGCGGTCCGCCACAGCAGGGACAGCCACTGCGCCTCCTCGGTCGGGCCCGCTGAGGAGGCGTCCGCGTGCCATCGCAGCATCAACCGGCTGTCGGCACGCGTGCAGGCCAGGACGAACGCGTGCAACGCCAGTCGGCGGCCGGAGGGCCCTGCCCGAAGGATCTCGGGCAGAGCCCGCAGCAGCTGGCTGCGTACCGGCGCCGATTCGTCGCTCAGGAGCAGCGCGGCGGACTCGGCAATGTGCTGCGCCTCCTGCTCGTCGTCCCCAGTGCGAGCGGCTTCCGCCAACGCCTTCAGCGCTTCGTCGGGCATCTTGGCACCCACCAGGGCGTAGGCCCGGATGGCTGTCCAGCGAAGCCGTGGTCCGGCATTCTCATCGCACCAGGAGCGGAGGATCTGCGGGATGTTCGGCGCACCGATGGCATGTGCCGCCGCGAGAGTGTTGGCGGCGACAAGGCAGTCGCGATACACCTTCGATTTCGCCCAGCCCTCGATGAGCAGGGCCATCGCCGACGGCAGGTCGGTCTGGGCGAGCACGGCGGCCGTCACCGCCGCGCGAGTACGTACGAGTGGCCGGCCGTCCTGTGCGAGCCTCCGGAGCCACGCGAGCAGTGCAGGCCGTACGGAGGGGTGACTCGTCCAGACCTCGCGGAGCACTTCTACAGCAGCTCTGGGCTCCTGGAATCGGGCCATGCGCTGGAACACGGGGCCCCACTCCGTGTGCTCCTCCTTCCGGTATTCAACGGCTCGGGCCAGGCGTAGACGTTTGGTGATCGACGTCCCGAAGATGCCAACCTGGGGCTCCCTCCCGGCATCCTCGGTTCTCTGGAACTCTGCGTACAGGATGTCGCTGAGCTCCGCGGTCAGCGCGTATGCCGCTTCGTCGAACGCAGCCAGGGAGATGAGGAATGCCCTGTCCCGCAGAAGGGTCTTGTCGTCCCCGAACCACTCCCTGACCTGCTCGCGGACCAGCTCCGGGCCGACGCTCGCCAGCTTCTCCCGGGTGATTGTGCCGTCCGCGTGGCCGGCCAGGGCCTTCGCGAACCGCGCGGCCTCCCGCAGCTGGTGGTCGCCCCGGTCGAGGAACTCCCGGGAAAGGTCCAGCGCCAGGAGCTCGCGCTCCCTCTGCGGGTCATCCACCAGGGCGTGCAGATGCGACCGGAGCACCGCCTGAGGAGACGGCGGTTGCCACGAGACGGCGTCGACGCCCCGCAGGATCGCGAGCAGGTCGACGGTGATGACCAGATACGCCTCCTTCTTCCGGAGGACATCCCGAACGGCCCACAGGTCGATGTCGCGCAGCGGGTTCTCCCTGCCCGTCACCAGATCGCTGACGAGGTAGCCGTGCTGATCGCCGTTGAGTTCGTCCATCAGCGCGGTCGGCCGGGTGTTGGGGTCGATTGCGCGTACGGGCACAGCATCCAGGGAGCGCAACAGCATCAGGGCAGCGCTGCGACGGCCCGTGAAGGGTGCGCCGTAGAGCACAAGGACCCGCTCCTCCCTCAACCGATCGCGCAGAGGGTGCACAAGTTCCTCGTATCCGGCGAACTCAAGCGCTAGCTGATGGAGTTCGGAAGGAGGAATCTTCCCGGAGGTGTGGGTGGCGGCGCCGAAGCGGTAGTGATGCTCCACCTTCGTGCCCAGGACGACGTCGCCCCCGACGCTACCCCCGCTGACCCCGGTCTGATCGCCGCCGACGAGGCTGCCGCCGACGACGGCCGGGGCGTGTTCGTACAGATCGCGGCGGGCCGCCCAGGGGTCCTGCGGGCGGTCATCCTCCGCGCCGGTGTGCTCGTCGTGTGCCTGCTCCTGTTTGCCGCCCGCCGGGTCGGTGTCTTCCTGAGGG includes:
- a CDS encoding Pycsar system effector family protein, which produces MGLRLLTELRSETARADSKASLLLGAMTMMVSLLGGLLAARGWSLSGLSTHGRVLLWVAVATLAGALGCLLLAVLPRYGASRWSPGRPLTYFDDIRRAREGGRLAEALAVTEAHQVDGILEALAQNSRIVCAKHRWIRAGLAAYCAGVVLLPIAGLVG
- a CDS encoding PE-PGRS family protein — protein: MADFRRAPDWDQAANRHSKLIDPVLTVRQLSRFDHRTAYSRIDNALVFTTNKGEFEVYLPPHRPTRSLFTATRYTAVYEVDMGVHVCTVSLLLPSDNDAFDFTTEVDLTWRVSRPQRFVASGERDVPALLRLRLERLLHPVSRAFPLDQSSEAERAVCQVLASATDLGEEAGLRTSCAVRLKLDDAAIAQQRELRRIRYSDEQLGLSHGVAMREDRLRAERNMEQARQDHELVMLRGRQDEEVRELEAEKVRYYDYYLQHGGVAMWALHLAQHPEDSRLVMENLQRDQLQLIRSQSEVALQVLKEGSPEDYQRAGLNKQAVEILEGLLASNLPGFASAPPAPASLPWAKLPGTPAHLHRQRGGPDADTTEETL